GGGGATCTTTATCTCGACGATCTTGGCGGAATCAAAAAGCCTGTGAACGTGCTCCTCAAGCCTGAAAACCGCGGAGCCGCCGCCGGTCTTCTTGTAGGCGCGTATGCCCTCGAAAACGCCCACTCCGTAATGGAGAGTGTGGGTCATCACGTGCACCTGGGCCTTTTCCCAAGGCACCAGAGCGCCATCGAACCAGATAAGCTCGGATTTGGGCGACATAAATTCCTCTTTCCTGGTATTGCCCGAAGCCAAGACGCACGGGCTTGAAACAAAGAGGCTAGACAAAAGCTCACCCGAGGTCAAGGATGCCCCGGAAATCCGCACGGTTGCTCATACGAACCATTGCCAACCAGGTCCCCAATGGTTAGAGGACTCACGAACGCGCGCCACTACGGCGAGCCGCCCGGCAGCACCATCGGGCTACCAAGGTCCCACACCGTATGCAGCTTCTCCCCATAGCTCCTGACAAGCCCTGGCTGGCCCCCTTGGCCGGCTATTCCGACCTGCCCTTCCGCATGCTCTGCCGCGAATACGGGGCGGCCTGCGCCGTCACGGAAATGGTCAGCGCCAAGGGCCTTGTCTATTACAGCCCCGGCACCAAGGACCTCCTGGCCACCTGTCCCGAAGACGCTCCGCTGGTGGTGCAGCTCTTCGGCGCGGAACCGGACATGTTCGCCCAGGCCATGGACAAGCTTTTGGAAGCCGGATTTTCATGGTTCGACCTCAACTGCGGATGCTCGGTCTCCAAGGTTGTGAAGACCGGAGCCGGGGCCGCCCTGCTGCGCACCCCGGAACTGCTTGTTGAAATCGCCAAGGTCATGGTGGCCAAGGCCGGGCCTGGACGGGTCGGGGTCAAGCTGCGCACAGGCTGGGACGCCGGGGACACTCCGGTTTTAAACATAGCCAAGTCTCTTGAGGATCATGGCGTTTCCTGGCTCACGCTGCACCCGCGCCACGCCCGGCAAGGCTATTCCGGAACGGCCAATTGGCAGTTCGTCAAGGCGCTCAAAAAAAGCGTCACCGTGCCCGTCATGGCCAGCGGGGACCTGTTCTGCGCCCAGGATGCCAGACGCTGCCTTGCCGAGACTGGAGCCGACGGGGTGATGTTCGCTCGCGGGGCCATGTACGATCCGGCGATTTTCGCCCACTATCTGAACGCAAATTGTCACCCGGCTTCGGGGCCGCAGATCGCACGCCTCATTGAGCGCCACGCGGAGCTTATCCGCCGGTTCGGCCGTCCGGAGCGGGCCCTGTTGCGCATGCGCTCCATCGTGCCGCGCTACATTCGCAACCTTCTTGGCGCAAGGGCGTTGCGCATGGAGGTGGCATCCTGTACATCATGGGAACATCTGCGCGATATTACCGGCCGCATTGCCTTGGCGCAGACAGTGCCTTCACCTGAACAGCGGCTGCACATCAGGGAGAATTGGGATGGACGTGCTTAGGGCCAAGACCGCGGGGTTCTGCATGGGCGTGGACCTAGCCCTGCGCAAGCTCGACCAGCTTCTGGACGAAAACGGTTCGGGTGTGTCCATCTACACGTTCGGGCCGCTCATCCATAATCCCCAGGTGCTTGAAGAGTACGCCGCAAAAGGCGTTCGCCAGTCCGAGGAACCAGAATCCATCGCTCAGGGAGCCACCGTGCTCATCCGCGCCCACGGCATTCCCCGCCAGATGGACGACCGGCTGGCCGCGCAAGGACTGAACGTCTCGGACGCAACCTGCCCCAAGGTCAAGAAGGCCCAAAAACTCATCGCCAAGCAGGCCGATCAGGGAAAAATACTGCTCCTCTACGGAGAAGAGGCCCATCCCGAAGTTCGCGGGCTTTTGAGCCACGCATCCCACGGGGCCATAGTTTTCGACAGCCTGGACGAGCTCAAGAGCCACTCCCTCTACCCCACGGATTCCTATTTTCTGGCCGCGCAAACAACCCAGGACGAAATCGAGTTCGAACGCATCCGGGAGTTTCTCTTCGACACTCTGGGACAAGAGATCCCCGTCCTGCACACCATCTGCGACGCCACCCAGAAACGCCAGGAAGAGGCCATCGCCATTGCCAAACAATCCGACTTCATGGTGGTAGTGGGCGGGCGCAACAGCGGCAACACCCGCAGATTGGTAAAAGTTGCCGAGGCCCAGGGCGTACCGTGCGTCCATGTGGAGACAGAAGCCGAACTTCCTTTGGAAAAGATGAGGGGAAAGAAGCGTATCGGCTTGACAGCAGGGGCTTCGACGCCCAAAAAGATCATTGATACCGTGGAATCGATCTTACGCACGCTCTAGACGCGGAGGACTATAGATGGCCCAGACCAACATCCTGCTCGAGGCCGGCACCAACGAACTCGAGATTGTGGAATTCTTTCTGGACGAGACCGTCACGGAAGGGGATCCTTCCGGACAGGGCGCCTACAAGGGCTACTATGGGGTCAACGTAGCCAAGGTGCTGGAAATAATACGGCTTCCCCGCGTAACAGCGCTGCCTGAAGTGTCTCATCCCTCGGTTCTAGGCGCCTTCAACCTCCGCAACCACATCATCCCCCTGGTCGATCTTTCCGTCTGGCTCGGCAAGGAGCGCACGGAACTCGAATCTCCCAAGGTCATCGTCACCGAGTTCAACCGGGTGACCACGGCGTTCATGGTCTCCGGAGTCACCCGCATCCACCGTCTGAGTTGGGAATCCGTCGAGCCGCCCAACACGTACGTCTCCACCCTGAGCGGCGAGTCCATCACCGGTGTGGTCAAACTGGAAGACCGCATCGTCTTTCTCTTGGACCTCGAAAAGATCGTGGCCGACTTGAACCCTGAACTCGGGCTGCACCTGGACACCAGCATCGACTGGAAGTCCGGCCAGCGTTACCGTGCCCTCATCGCCGACGACTCGGCCTTGATCCGCGAAATGCTGCGCGACCTCATGGAAAAGGCCAACTTCGAGGTGGAGGTGGTCAACACCGGCCTCCAGGCCTGGGAGCGTCTGCAGCAGATAAAATCCAACGCCGAGACCGAAGGCAAAAGCGTGACAGACTTCGTGCAGGTGGTGGTCTCGGACATCGAGATGCCCACCATGGACGGCCACAACCTCACCAAGCGCATCAAGGACGACCCGGCCCTGCGCCAGCTCCCGGTGCTTCTGTTCTCTTCGCTCATCACCGACAAGCTGCGCCACAAAGGCGAGGCCGTGGGCGCGGACGACCAGATCTCCAAACCCGAAGTGAGCCAGCTTGCCCTGCGTGCCAAGAAGCTGATCGAGGAGCGGCTTACCGTCGAGGCCTAAGCCTGCGGTCGATGTGGTGTGAAGCGATTGAGGGAGGACTGCCCGGCAGAATTTTAGGGGCGTTTTCCTTAGAAAGTATGATGATCACAAATGCGAAGCGCCCGGCGGGTTATCCCTGCCGGGCGCTTTTTCGTCGTCCTGCGAGTTGTCTCTGTTCTTATGTTTGGGATTTCGGCGATACGCCTTCGGGTCCCGGATGGTCTTCGCCGGCGGCGGCATTTTCTTGCGGACCGGCACGTCTTCAAGCCTTACCACGATGGTCTCGCTGGCCATGTTGCACTCCTTGGCGGGCGGTTGGTTGAAGGGAAAGGCCTCCGGCGGCCAAAGGGCTTTTCGCCCTTTGGAATCCATTTCGGCTTCGCGTTGATACATGCCCCGCCTGTTAGCAGATGCTCTCCAACTGGATATTGTTCAACGAACGCCCCAGAAAACGCTCTCCCACTTCCTGGAAACGCTGCGGTACGTCCGTCACATGGAAAACGTGCTGGGCCTCAGTGGCCTGGGGATTCAGAAGATTCATCTCCTTAAGCATAGCCTCGGCACGCACGGACACCGCTTCAGCCGAGTCCACCAGTTGCACCCCTGAACCGAGCACCGAGCCGAGCAGAGGCTTGAGCAACGGGTAGTGCGTGCAGCCAAGCACCAACGTATCGATGTTCTGGGCCAGAAGCGGCGTAAGGTACTCAAAAGCGGTCAGGCGGGTCACCGGGTGGTCCAGCCATCCTTCTTCAACCAAAGGCACGAACAACGGGCAGGCTTCGGAGGCCAAAAACATGCCGCTCACGTCGTAGCGCTGTATGGCCGAGAGGTAGGCCCCAGAGCTTATGGTGGAAGGCGTGCCGATGATGCCTATGCGGCGGTTGCGGGTGCGGGCCACGGCGGTGCGGGCGCCAGCGTCTATCACCTCCAGCACCGGCACGCCGGACAAGGCGCGAACAGCGTCATAAGCCACGGCCGCCATGGTGTTGCAGGCGATGATGAGCATCTTGACCTGCTTGCCGAGCAGAAAGGATGCGATCTGCTGGGCGAACCGGGCCACTGTCTCATGGGATTTGACGCCATACGGCACCCGGGCCGTGTCGCCGAAATAGACGACATTCTCGCCCGGAAGACGCTCCATGACAGCGCGGGCCACGGTGAGCCCGCCCACTCCGGAGTCGAAGATGCCTATCGGCGAGGAAGGGGAAATGTTCATATGTTTATTGTCCAGTAAGCGAAACGTGTGGGGCGTTCAAACCACATGCCGGGCTGAACATCAAGCGGTGAAAACTCTGACTCTAAAAAAGGGACCATCCACCCTGCTTTACTATGTTTTTCCACAAACCGTGCTTGATTAGACATAGTTGGCGATAAAAAAAACACCATTCATGCCCCTCCACAATTCTTGCGGCGTATTTATATATTAAGGAGGCACTTCAGGACAACATGGAGGGGACCATGAACGTCATTAAAATGTTGTGCAAATCTAAAGTATTCTGTGCATTAATCCTACTCACCGTTACCACAACATCGCTGTCAC
This portion of the Desulfovibrio sp. genome encodes:
- a CDS encoding tRNA-dihydrouridine synthase family protein, yielding MQLLPIAPDKPWLAPLAGYSDLPFRMLCREYGAACAVTEMVSAKGLVYYSPGTKDLLATCPEDAPLVVQLFGAEPDMFAQAMDKLLEAGFSWFDLNCGCSVSKVVKTGAGAALLRTPELLVEIAKVMVAKAGPGRVGVKLRTGWDAGDTPVLNIAKSLEDHGVSWLTLHPRHARQGYSGTANWQFVKALKKSVTVPVMASGDLFCAQDARRCLAETGADGVMFARGAMYDPAIFAHYLNANCHPASGPQIARLIERHAELIRRFGRPERALLRMRSIVPRYIRNLLGARALRMEVASCTSWEHLRDITGRIALAQTVPSPEQRLHIRENWDGRA
- the ispH gene encoding 4-hydroxy-3-methylbut-2-enyl diphosphate reductase; this encodes MDVLRAKTAGFCMGVDLALRKLDQLLDENGSGVSIYTFGPLIHNPQVLEEYAAKGVRQSEEPESIAQGATVLIRAHGIPRQMDDRLAAQGLNVSDATCPKVKKAQKLIAKQADQGKILLLYGEEAHPEVRGLLSHASHGAIVFDSLDELKSHSLYPTDSYFLAAQTTQDEIEFERIREFLFDTLGQEIPVLHTICDATQKRQEEAIAIAKQSDFMVVVGGRNSGNTRRLVKVAEAQGVPCVHVETEAELPLEKMRGKKRIGLTAGASTPKKIIDTVESILRTL
- a CDS encoding chemotaxis protein CheV; translation: MAQTNILLEAGTNELEIVEFFLDETVTEGDPSGQGAYKGYYGVNVAKVLEIIRLPRVTALPEVSHPSVLGAFNLRNHIIPLVDLSVWLGKERTELESPKVIVTEFNRVTTAFMVSGVTRIHRLSWESVEPPNTYVSTLSGESITGVVKLEDRIVFLLDLEKIVADLNPELGLHLDTSIDWKSGQRYRALIADDSALIREMLRDLMEKANFEVEVVNTGLQAWERLQQIKSNAETEGKSVTDFVQVVVSDIEMPTMDGHNLTKRIKDDPALRQLPVLLFSSLITDKLRHKGEAVGADDQISKPEVSQLALRAKKLIEERLTVEA
- a CDS encoding glutamate racemase, encoding MNISPSSPIGIFDSGVGGLTVARAVMERLPGENVVYFGDTARVPYGVKSHETVARFAQQIASFLLGKQVKMLIIACNTMAAVAYDAVRALSGVPVLEVIDAGARTAVARTRNRRIGIIGTPSTISSGAYLSAIQRYDVSGMFLASEACPLFVPLVEEGWLDHPVTRLTAFEYLTPLLAQNIDTLVLGCTHYPLLKPLLGSVLGSGVQLVDSAEAVSVRAEAMLKEMNLLNPQATEAQHVFHVTDVPQRFQEVGERFLGRSLNNIQLESIC